In a genomic window of Opisthocomus hoazin isolate bOpiHoa1 chromosome 19, bOpiHoa1.hap1, whole genome shotgun sequence:
- the TMEM250 gene encoding transmembrane protein 250 — protein MPVIPIPRRVRSFHGPHTTCLHSACGPVRTTHLVRTKYNNFDIYLKSRWMYGFIRFLLYFSCSLFTSILWVALSILFCLQYLGIRIFLRFQYKLSIILLLLGRRRVDFSLMNELLIYGIHVTMLLVGGLGWCFMVFVDM, from the coding sequence ATGCCTGTGATCCCCATTCCCCGCCGGGTCCGTTCGTTCCACGGCCCCCACACGACCTGCCTGCATTCGGCCTGTGGCCCGGTGAGGACCACTCACTTGGTGCGTACCAAGTACAACAACTTCGACATCTATCTCAAATCCCGATGGATGTACGGATTCATCCGATTCCTGCTGTACTTCAGCTGCAGCCTCTTTACCTCCATCCTCTGGGTGGCACTCTCTATCTTGTTTTGCCTTCAGTACCTTGGCATCCGGATCTTTCTGCGTTTCCAGTACAAACTCTCCATCATCCTCCTCTTACTGGGGCGAAGGCGGGTAGACTTCAGCCTCATGAATGAACTGCTCATCTATGGAATTCATGTGACCATGCTGCTAGTGGGGGGGCTGGGATGGTGTTTCATGGTATTTGTGGATATGTAA